From the genome of Ziziphus jujuba cultivar Dongzao chromosome 6, ASM3175591v1, one region includes:
- the LOC107429817 gene encoding uncharacterized protein At4g10930 isoform X3, producing the protein MEVDLITSGVAEEEAIEVDDFSNNFGNVQENPNMEGERCGICMDVIIDRGVLDCCQHWFCFACIDNWATITNLCPLCQNEFQLITCVPVYDTIGSCKVDDDSYTRDDDWSIEGKNNTLSFPSYYIDENAVICLDGDGCKIRIGSVSTEGDPNLDTSIACDSCDLWYHAFCVGFNPEGTSESTWLCPRCIVDEVPQKPDGNIEQRPSGPENFNEDCSVEDIYSRKVSISVADAGETALVVSMVGGSKLTEELSDNIPSTIQVDKELKTKTFILASEDNSQTVATPSREHSKPQQVMGAQELELSLSCDTSSSFPSNCLTCSEVKTNADEQMDWHRSFDCVKSSLGNVVNESHISNTLSDNNSGMGVHLGLSVGSFLTVDKMNYSGTDDQMNEDVKQDKPSEECISEADKTAPDADDDAPEVIGVKRKHLECSVSDTANESADDGDVKPKIETEISPKKIKAERRVEVSPAEDQADISVSDDSQNSTLKAVPRNGRLRLHPEKENSTSDIMSIVGGTRRKLSKNVGCPSSSDDKSSKDQETMAGLRVKKIMKRAAEDKDSSMVVQELRKKIREAVRNKPTKDIGENIFDPKLLAAFRAAVAVPTTEPVKTLSHLSMKAKKSMMQKGKVRENLTKKIYASNGRRKRAWDRDCEIEFWKHRCMRASKPEKIQTLKSVLDLLRNESDGTETEQRSEKRANPILSRLYLADTSVFPRKDDIKPLSALKTSSDSEKNSKQVTMVEKCVSSSLDNHTSSSTQTNKVSSKVGIPSSETSGKRKTVPSSKENSATSKVHLNRNLEVSSVSSLGSSKSNAKKETATQSKDIKIDKRKWALQVLARKTTGAGGNATNEKEEDIAVLKGNYPLLAQLPMDMRPVLAPSHHNKIPLSVRQAQLYRLTEHFLRKANLPVIYRTAETELAVADAVNIEKGVADRSNSKLVYLNLCSQEILHRSENSKSSGAPVVDSSSLSAVSDDRSEQNTNQVSADDAIEKALRTAGLSSDSPPSSPDHQIEALAKEEPSSTSLREEEPENVFDIDYNPDLDIYGDFDYNLEDEDYIGAGTVKVSKEQQEGLSKLKVVFSTLQSETESTSNALDFGKSENLGNAEILHTSSCMLNDHTEVNFKNSTMEGGTDKSYPLEPLLGKEGEDLSAAEYEELYGPDKEPLVNRFPEGASSEPFGLIGAKAVAENEDAKNYENRVQNQSTKESESGQESKKELCATGAESSSNNSEMGENVPRKEKKSSAGTNKQSDSSNSISKKVEAYVKEHIRPLCKSGVITTEQYRWAVAKATDKVMKYHYKAKNANFLIKEGEKVKKLVEQYVEAAKQKDKSDSV; encoded by the exons GTATATGATACCATCGGGAGCTGTAAAGTTGATGATGATTCATATACCAG AGATGACGACTGGAGCATTGAAGGAAAGAATAACACACTTTCTTTTCCATCTTACTATATAGATGAAAAT GCAGTTATCTGCTTGGATGGAGATGGTTGCAAAATTCGAATTGGTTCAGTATCAACTGAGGGAGATCCCAATCTTGATACATCGATTGCTTGTGATTCATGTGATTTATG GTATCATGCTTTCTGTGTGGGATTCAATCCTGAAGGCACATCTGAGAGTACTTGGTTATGCCCAAG ATGTATTGTTGATGAGGTGCCACAAAAACCAGATGGGAATATAGAACAGAGACCATCTGGTCCTGAAAATTTTAATGAAGATTGTTCAGTTGAGGATATTTATTCCAGAAAGGTGTCTATTTCTGTAGCTGATGCTGGTGAGACAGCTCTTGTAGTCTCAATGGTAGGAGGAAGTAAATTGACTGAAGAACTAAGTGACAACATTCCATCAACCATTCAAGTTGACAAGGAACTGAAAACTAAAACATTTATATTGGCTTCTGAAGACAATAGTCAGACAGTCGCAACACCATCCAGGGAACATTCTAAACCTCAACAAGTCATGGGGGCACAAGAATTAGAATTGTCCTTATCTTGTGATACATCCTCCAGTTTTCCTTCGAATTGTTTGACTTGTAGTGAAGTTAAGACAAATGCTGATGAACAAATGGACTGGCATAGAAGCTTTGATTGCGTCAAAAGTTCTTTGGGAAATGTAGTAAATGAATCCCATATCAGTAACACTCTATCTGACAATAATTCTGGTATGGGAGTTCACCTTGGTCTGTCTGTTGGATCATTTTTAACTG TTGATAAAATGAACTATAGTGGAACCGACGATCAAATGAATGAAGATGTGAAGCAGGATAAGCCTTCAGAAGAATGTATATCTGAAG ctgataaaactgcaccagatgctGATGATGATGCTCCTGAAGTTATTGGTGTAAAGAGAAAGCATTTGGAATGCAG TGTTAGTGATACTGCCAATGAGAGTGCTGACGATGGAGATGTCAAACCTAAGATTGAGACTGAAATTTctccaaagaaaataaaagctgagAGGAGGGTTGAAGTGAGTCCAGCTGAGGACCAGGCCGATATATCTGTTTCAGATGATTCTCAAAACAGCACCCTGAAAGCAGTTCCAAGAAATGGCAGGTTGAGGCTTCATCCTGAAAAGGAGAATTCCACTTCTGATATAATGAGCATTGTTGGAGGGACAAGACGTAAACTTTCCAAGAACGTTGGGTGCCCTAGTTCTTCTGATGATAAATCATCAAAAGATCAAGAAACTATGGCTGGTTTGAGAGTGAAAAAGATCATGAAGAGAGCTGCTGAGGACAAGGATTCATCTATGGTAGTTCAAGAACTGAGGAAAAAAATAAGAGAAGCTGTCCGTAACAAACCCACAAAAGATATTGGTGAAAACATTTTTGATCCAAAGCTTCTGGCTGCCTTTAGGGCTGCTGTTGCTGTACCTACAACTGAACCTGTCAAGACACTGTCTCATTTGTCCATGAAGGCAAAAAAGTCAATGATGCAGAAGGGGAAGGTACGTGAGAATCTAACTAAGAAAATTTATGCATCCAATGGAAGACGAAAACGAGCATGGGACCGTGattgtgaaattgaattctGGAAGCATCGCTGCATGAGAGCTTCAAAGCCTGAAAAAATTCAGACTTTGAAGTCGGTTCTTGATCTTCTAAGAAATGAATCTGATGGAACAGAGACAGAGCAGAGGTCTGAAAAACGGGCAAATCCGATTCTTTCCAGGTTATATTTAGCAGATACATCTGTATTTCCACGAAAGGATGACATCAAGCCGCTCTCAGCTCTTAAAACTTCTAGTGATTCAGAGAAGAACAGTAAACAAGTCACCATGGTGGAAAAATGTGTGAGTTCATCTCTTGATAATCATACTTCAAGTTCCACACAAACTAATAAGGTTTCATCAAAGGTTGGGATTCCTTCATCAGAAACTTCTGGGAAAAGGAAAACTGTCCCAAGCTCAAAGGAAAATTCTGCAACCAGTAAAGTGCATCTGAACCGTAACCTAGAAGTTTCTTCAGTTTCTTCATTAGGCAGTTCCAAATCTAATGCCAAGAAAGAAACAGCTACTCAATCTAAGGATATTAAAATCGACAAAAGAAAGTGGGCCCTACAGGTTCTTGCTAGGAAAACAACTGGTGCTGGTGGGaatgcaacaaatgaaaagGAAGAAGACATCGCGGTGCTTAAAGGAAATTATCCTTTGCTA GCTCAACTACCAATGGACATGCGGCCAGTTTTAGCTCCCAGCCATCACAATAAAATCCCCTTATCAGTGAGGCAG GCACAGCTGTACCGCTTGACTGAGCACTTCTTAAGAAAAGCAAACCTTCCTGTCATTTATAGAACTGCAGAAACAGAATTAGCTGTTGCAGATGCAGTCAATATAGAAAAGGGGGTTGCTGATAGGTCAAACAGCAAGCTAGTATATCTGAATCTATGTTCCCAGGAGATATTGCATCGTTCAGAAAATAGCAAGTCCAGTGGAGCCCCTGTGGTGGATAGCTCATCACTGTCCGCTGTCTCTGATGATAGATCAGAACAAAATACAAATCAAGTATCAGCTGATGATGCAATCGAGAAAGCATTGAGAACAGCTGGTCTTTCGTCTGATTCTCCTCCAAGTAGTCCGGATCATCAAATTGAAGCTCTGGCTAAAGAAGAACCCTCCTCAACAAGTTTAAGAGAGGAAGAACCTGAGAATGTATTTGATATAGATTATAATCCAGATTTGGATATATATGGGGACTTTGACTATAACTTGGAAGATGAGGACTATATTGGTGCCGGTACTGTGAAAGTCTCTAAGGAACAACAAGAAGGTCTGTCAAAATTGAAAGTGGTTTTCTCTACGCTTCAATCTGAAACTGAAAGTACAAGCAATGCTCTGGATTTTGGAAAATCTGAAAATCTGGGGAATGCTGAAATACTACATACTTCTTCCTGCATGCTAAATGATCATACTGAAGTAAACTTTAAGAATTCAACCATGGAGGGTGGTACTGACAAGTCGTATCCTCTGGAACCATTACTTGGTAAAGAAGGTGAAGATCTTTCTGCTGCAGAATATGAAGAACTATATGGCCCAGACAAAGAACCCTTGGTGAATAGATTTCCAGAAGGAGCGTCAAGTGAGCCCTTTGGATTGATTGGTGCAAAAGCTGTTGCAGAAAATGAAGATGCTAAGAACTATGAAAATCGTGTGCAAAACCAATCAACAAAAGAATCTGAATCAGGACAAGAAAGCAAGAAAGAATTATGTGCAACCGGTGCAGAGTCTTCATCAAACAATTCTGAAATGGGTGAGAATGTTCCACGGAAGGAGAAAAAATCTAGTGCTGGGACTAACAAGCAGTCTGACAGTTCAAATTCTATATCGAAGAAG GTGGAAGCGTATGTCAAGGAGCATATCAGACCTTTATGCAAAAGTGGTGTGATCACAACCGAACAGTATAGGTGGGCTGTGGCGAAAGCAACTGATAAAGTTATGAAGTATCATTATAAAGCCAAGAATGCAAATTTTCTCATCAAAGAAGGTGAGAAGGTGAAGAAACTTGTGGAGCAATATGTTGAGGCTGCCAAACAGAAGGATAAAAGTGACTCTGTTTGA
- the LOC107429817 gene encoding uncharacterized protein At4g10930 isoform X5 produces the protein MEVDLITSGVAEEEAIEVDDFSNNENPNMEGERCGICMDVIIDRGVLDCCQHWFCFACIDNWATITNLCPLCQNEFQLITCVPVYDTIGSCKVDDDSYTRDDDWSIEGKNNTLSFPSYYIDENAVICLDGDGCKIRIGSVSTEGDPNLDTSIACDSCDLWYHAFCVGFNPEGTSESTWLCPRCIVDEVPQKPDGNIEQRPSGPENFNEDCSVEDIYSRKVSISVADAGETALVVSMVGGSKLTEELSDNIPSTIQVDKELKTKTFILASEDNSQTVATPSREHSKPQQVMGAQELELSLSCDTSSSFPSNCLTCSEVKTNADEQMDWHRSFDCVKSSLGNVVNESHISNTLSDNNSGMGVHLGLSVGSFLTVDKMNYSGTDDQMNEDVKQDKPSEECISEADKTAPDADDDAPEVIGVKRKHLECSVSDTANESADDGDVKPKIETEISPKKIKAERRVEVSPAEDQADISVSDDSQNSTLKAVPRNGRLRLHPEKENSTSDIMSIVGGTRRKLSKNVGCPSSSDDKSSKDQETMAGLRVKKIMKRAAEDKDSSMVVQELRKKIREAVRNKPTKDIGENIFDPKLLAAFRAAVAVPTTEPVKTLSHLSMKAKKSMMQKGKVRENLTKKIYASNGRRKRAWDRDCEIEFWKHRCMRASKPEKIQTLKSVLDLLRNESDGTETEQRSEKRANPILSRLYLADTSVFPRKDDIKPLSALKTSSDSEKNSKQVTMVEKCVSSSLDNHTSSSTQTNKVSSKVGIPSSETSGKRKTVPSSKENSATSKVHLNRNLEVSSVSSLGSSKSNAKKETATQSKDIKIDKRKWALQVLARKTTGAGGNATNEKEEDIAVLKGNYPLLAQLPMDMRPVLAPSHHNKIPLSVRQAQLYRLTEHFLRKANLPVIYRTAETELAVADAVNIEKGVADRSNSKLVYLNLCSQEILHRSENSKSSGAPVVDSSSLSAVSDDRSEQNTNQVSADDAIEKALRTAGLSSDSPPSSPDHQIEALAKEEPSSTSLREEEPENVFDIDYNPDLDIYGDFDYNLEDEDYIGAGTVKVSKEQQEGLSKLKVVFSTLQSETESTSNALDFGKSENLGNAEILHTSSCMLNDHTEVNFKNSTMEGGTDKSYPLEPLLGKEGEDLSAAEYEELYGPDKEPLVNRFPEGASSEPFGLIGAKAVAENEDAKNYENRVQNQSTKESESGQESKKELCATGAESSSNNSEMGENVPRKEKKSSAGTNKQSDSSNSISKKVEAYVKEHIRPLCKSGVITTEQYRWAVAKATDKVMKYHYKAKNANFLIKEGEKVKKLVEQYVEAAKQKDKSDSV, from the exons GTATATGATACCATCGGGAGCTGTAAAGTTGATGATGATTCATATACCAG AGATGACGACTGGAGCATTGAAGGAAAGAATAACACACTTTCTTTTCCATCTTACTATATAGATGAAAAT GCAGTTATCTGCTTGGATGGAGATGGTTGCAAAATTCGAATTGGTTCAGTATCAACTGAGGGAGATCCCAATCTTGATACATCGATTGCTTGTGATTCATGTGATTTATG GTATCATGCTTTCTGTGTGGGATTCAATCCTGAAGGCACATCTGAGAGTACTTGGTTATGCCCAAG ATGTATTGTTGATGAGGTGCCACAAAAACCAGATGGGAATATAGAACAGAGACCATCTGGTCCTGAAAATTTTAATGAAGATTGTTCAGTTGAGGATATTTATTCCAGAAAGGTGTCTATTTCTGTAGCTGATGCTGGTGAGACAGCTCTTGTAGTCTCAATGGTAGGAGGAAGTAAATTGACTGAAGAACTAAGTGACAACATTCCATCAACCATTCAAGTTGACAAGGAACTGAAAACTAAAACATTTATATTGGCTTCTGAAGACAATAGTCAGACAGTCGCAACACCATCCAGGGAACATTCTAAACCTCAACAAGTCATGGGGGCACAAGAATTAGAATTGTCCTTATCTTGTGATACATCCTCCAGTTTTCCTTCGAATTGTTTGACTTGTAGTGAAGTTAAGACAAATGCTGATGAACAAATGGACTGGCATAGAAGCTTTGATTGCGTCAAAAGTTCTTTGGGAAATGTAGTAAATGAATCCCATATCAGTAACACTCTATCTGACAATAATTCTGGTATGGGAGTTCACCTTGGTCTGTCTGTTGGATCATTTTTAACTG TTGATAAAATGAACTATAGTGGAACCGACGATCAAATGAATGAAGATGTGAAGCAGGATAAGCCTTCAGAAGAATGTATATCTGAAG ctgataaaactgcaccagatgctGATGATGATGCTCCTGAAGTTATTGGTGTAAAGAGAAAGCATTTGGAATGCAG TGTTAGTGATACTGCCAATGAGAGTGCTGACGATGGAGATGTCAAACCTAAGATTGAGACTGAAATTTctccaaagaaaataaaagctgagAGGAGGGTTGAAGTGAGTCCAGCTGAGGACCAGGCCGATATATCTGTTTCAGATGATTCTCAAAACAGCACCCTGAAAGCAGTTCCAAGAAATGGCAGGTTGAGGCTTCATCCTGAAAAGGAGAATTCCACTTCTGATATAATGAGCATTGTTGGAGGGACAAGACGTAAACTTTCCAAGAACGTTGGGTGCCCTAGTTCTTCTGATGATAAATCATCAAAAGATCAAGAAACTATGGCTGGTTTGAGAGTGAAAAAGATCATGAAGAGAGCTGCTGAGGACAAGGATTCATCTATGGTAGTTCAAGAACTGAGGAAAAAAATAAGAGAAGCTGTCCGTAACAAACCCACAAAAGATATTGGTGAAAACATTTTTGATCCAAAGCTTCTGGCTGCCTTTAGGGCTGCTGTTGCTGTACCTACAACTGAACCTGTCAAGACACTGTCTCATTTGTCCATGAAGGCAAAAAAGTCAATGATGCAGAAGGGGAAGGTACGTGAGAATCTAACTAAGAAAATTTATGCATCCAATGGAAGACGAAAACGAGCATGGGACCGTGattgtgaaattgaattctGGAAGCATCGCTGCATGAGAGCTTCAAAGCCTGAAAAAATTCAGACTTTGAAGTCGGTTCTTGATCTTCTAAGAAATGAATCTGATGGAACAGAGACAGAGCAGAGGTCTGAAAAACGGGCAAATCCGATTCTTTCCAGGTTATATTTAGCAGATACATCTGTATTTCCACGAAAGGATGACATCAAGCCGCTCTCAGCTCTTAAAACTTCTAGTGATTCAGAGAAGAACAGTAAACAAGTCACCATGGTGGAAAAATGTGTGAGTTCATCTCTTGATAATCATACTTCAAGTTCCACACAAACTAATAAGGTTTCATCAAAGGTTGGGATTCCTTCATCAGAAACTTCTGGGAAAAGGAAAACTGTCCCAAGCTCAAAGGAAAATTCTGCAACCAGTAAAGTGCATCTGAACCGTAACCTAGAAGTTTCTTCAGTTTCTTCATTAGGCAGTTCCAAATCTAATGCCAAGAAAGAAACAGCTACTCAATCTAAGGATATTAAAATCGACAAAAGAAAGTGGGCCCTACAGGTTCTTGCTAGGAAAACAACTGGTGCTGGTGGGaatgcaacaaatgaaaagGAAGAAGACATCGCGGTGCTTAAAGGAAATTATCCTTTGCTA GCTCAACTACCAATGGACATGCGGCCAGTTTTAGCTCCCAGCCATCACAATAAAATCCCCTTATCAGTGAGGCAG GCACAGCTGTACCGCTTGACTGAGCACTTCTTAAGAAAAGCAAACCTTCCTGTCATTTATAGAACTGCAGAAACAGAATTAGCTGTTGCAGATGCAGTCAATATAGAAAAGGGGGTTGCTGATAGGTCAAACAGCAAGCTAGTATATCTGAATCTATGTTCCCAGGAGATATTGCATCGTTCAGAAAATAGCAAGTCCAGTGGAGCCCCTGTGGTGGATAGCTCATCACTGTCCGCTGTCTCTGATGATAGATCAGAACAAAATACAAATCAAGTATCAGCTGATGATGCAATCGAGAAAGCATTGAGAACAGCTGGTCTTTCGTCTGATTCTCCTCCAAGTAGTCCGGATCATCAAATTGAAGCTCTGGCTAAAGAAGAACCCTCCTCAACAAGTTTAAGAGAGGAAGAACCTGAGAATGTATTTGATATAGATTATAATCCAGATTTGGATATATATGGGGACTTTGACTATAACTTGGAAGATGAGGACTATATTGGTGCCGGTACTGTGAAAGTCTCTAAGGAACAACAAGAAGGTCTGTCAAAATTGAAAGTGGTTTTCTCTACGCTTCAATCTGAAACTGAAAGTACAAGCAATGCTCTGGATTTTGGAAAATCTGAAAATCTGGGGAATGCTGAAATACTACATACTTCTTCCTGCATGCTAAATGATCATACTGAAGTAAACTTTAAGAATTCAACCATGGAGGGTGGTACTGACAAGTCGTATCCTCTGGAACCATTACTTGGTAAAGAAGGTGAAGATCTTTCTGCTGCAGAATATGAAGAACTATATGGCCCAGACAAAGAACCCTTGGTGAATAGATTTCCAGAAGGAGCGTCAAGTGAGCCCTTTGGATTGATTGGTGCAAAAGCTGTTGCAGAAAATGAAGATGCTAAGAACTATGAAAATCGTGTGCAAAACCAATCAACAAAAGAATCTGAATCAGGACAAGAAAGCAAGAAAGAATTATGTGCAACCGGTGCAGAGTCTTCATCAAACAATTCTGAAATGGGTGAGAATGTTCCACGGAAGGAGAAAAAATCTAGTGCTGGGACTAACAAGCAGTCTGACAGTTCAAATTCTATATCGAAGAAG GTGGAAGCGTATGTCAAGGAGCATATCAGACCTTTATGCAAAAGTGGTGTGATCACAACCGAACAGTATAGGTGGGCTGTGGCGAAAGCAACTGATAAAGTTATGAAGTATCATTATAAAGCCAAGAATGCAAATTTTCTCATCAAAGAAGGTGAGAAGGTGAAGAAACTTGTGGAGCAATATGTTGAGGCTGCCAAACAGAAGGATAAAAGTGACTCTGTTTGA
- the LOC107429817 gene encoding uncharacterized protein At4g10930 isoform X4: MKMYHAFCVGFNPEGTSESTWLCPRCIVDEVPQKPDGNIEQRPSGPENFNEDCSVEDIYSRKVSISVADAGETALVVSMVGGSKLTEELSDNIPSTIQVDKELKTKTFILASEDNSQTVATPSREHSKPQQVMGAQELELSLSCDTSSSFPSNCLTCSEVKTNADEQMDWHRSFDCVKSSLGNVVNESHISNTLSDNNSGMGVHLGLSVGSFLTVDKMNYSGTDDQMNEDVKQDKPSEECISEADKTAPDADDDAPEVIGVKRKHLECSVSDTANESADDGDVKPKIETEISPKKIKAERRVEVSPAEDQADISVSDDSQNSTLKAVPRNGRLRLHPEKENSTSDIMSIVGGTRRKLSKNVGCPSSSDDKSSKDQETMAGLRVKKIMKRAAEDKDSSMVVQELRKKIREAVRNKPTKDIGENIFDPKLLAAFRAAVAVPTTEPVKTLSHLSMKAKKSMMQKGKVRENLTKKIYASNGRRKRAWDRDCEIEFWKHRCMRASKPEKIQTLKSVLDLLRNESDGTETEQRSEKRANPILSRLYLADTSVFPRKDDIKPLSALKTSSDSEKNSKQVTMVEKCVSSSLDNHTSSSTQTNKVSSKVGIPSSETSGKRKTVPSSKENSATSKVHLNRNLEVSSVSSLGSSKSNAKKETATQSKDIKIDKRKWALQVLARKTTGAGGNATNEKEEDIAVLKGNYPLLAQLPMDMRPVLAPSHHNKIPLSVRQAQLYRLTEHFLRKANLPVIYRTAETELAVADAVNIEKGVADRSNSKLVYLNLCSQEILHRSENSKSSGAPVVDSSSLSAVSDDRSEQNTNQVSADDAIEKALRTAGLSSDSPPSSPDHQIEALAKEEPSSTSLREEEPENVFDIDYNPDLDIYGDFDYNLEDEDYIGAGTVKVSKEQQEGLSKLKVVFSTLQSETESTSNALDFGKSENLGNAEILHTSSCMLNDHTEVNFKNSTMEGGTDKSYPLEPLLGKEGEDLSAAEYEELYGPDKEPLVNRFPEGASSEPFGLIGAKAVAENEDAKNYENRVQNQSTKESESGQESKKELCATGAESSSNNSEMGENVPRKEKKSSAGTNKQSDSSNSISKKVEAYVKEHIRPLCKSGVITTEQYRWAVAKATDKVMKYHYKAKNANFLIKEGEKVKKLVEQYVEAAKQKDKSDSV; this comes from the exons ATGAAAAT GTATCATGCTTTCTGTGTGGGATTCAATCCTGAAGGCACATCTGAGAGTACTTGGTTATGCCCAAG ATGTATTGTTGATGAGGTGCCACAAAAACCAGATGGGAATATAGAACAGAGACCATCTGGTCCTGAAAATTTTAATGAAGATTGTTCAGTTGAGGATATTTATTCCAGAAAGGTGTCTATTTCTGTAGCTGATGCTGGTGAGACAGCTCTTGTAGTCTCAATGGTAGGAGGAAGTAAATTGACTGAAGAACTAAGTGACAACATTCCATCAACCATTCAAGTTGACAAGGAACTGAAAACTAAAACATTTATATTGGCTTCTGAAGACAATAGTCAGACAGTCGCAACACCATCCAGGGAACATTCTAAACCTCAACAAGTCATGGGGGCACAAGAATTAGAATTGTCCTTATCTTGTGATACATCCTCCAGTTTTCCTTCGAATTGTTTGACTTGTAGTGAAGTTAAGACAAATGCTGATGAACAAATGGACTGGCATAGAAGCTTTGATTGCGTCAAAAGTTCTTTGGGAAATGTAGTAAATGAATCCCATATCAGTAACACTCTATCTGACAATAATTCTGGTATGGGAGTTCACCTTGGTCTGTCTGTTGGATCATTTTTAACTG TTGATAAAATGAACTATAGTGGAACCGACGATCAAATGAATGAAGATGTGAAGCAGGATAAGCCTTCAGAAGAATGTATATCTGAAG ctgataaaactgcaccagatgctGATGATGATGCTCCTGAAGTTATTGGTGTAAAGAGAAAGCATTTGGAATGCAG TGTTAGTGATACTGCCAATGAGAGTGCTGACGATGGAGATGTCAAACCTAAGATTGAGACTGAAATTTctccaaagaaaataaaagctgagAGGAGGGTTGAAGTGAGTCCAGCTGAGGACCAGGCCGATATATCTGTTTCAGATGATTCTCAAAACAGCACCCTGAAAGCAGTTCCAAGAAATGGCAGGTTGAGGCTTCATCCTGAAAAGGAGAATTCCACTTCTGATATAATGAGCATTGTTGGAGGGACAAGACGTAAACTTTCCAAGAACGTTGGGTGCCCTAGTTCTTCTGATGATAAATCATCAAAAGATCAAGAAACTATGGCTGGTTTGAGAGTGAAAAAGATCATGAAGAGAGCTGCTGAGGACAAGGATTCATCTATGGTAGTTCAAGAACTGAGGAAAAAAATAAGAGAAGCTGTCCGTAACAAACCCACAAAAGATATTGGTGAAAACATTTTTGATCCAAAGCTTCTGGCTGCCTTTAGGGCTGCTGTTGCTGTACCTACAACTGAACCTGTCAAGACACTGTCTCATTTGTCCATGAAGGCAAAAAAGTCAATGATGCAGAAGGGGAAGGTACGTGAGAATCTAACTAAGAAAATTTATGCATCCAATGGAAGACGAAAACGAGCATGGGACCGTGattgtgaaattgaattctGGAAGCATCGCTGCATGAGAGCTTCAAAGCCTGAAAAAATTCAGACTTTGAAGTCGGTTCTTGATCTTCTAAGAAATGAATCTGATGGAACAGAGACAGAGCAGAGGTCTGAAAAACGGGCAAATCCGATTCTTTCCAGGTTATATTTAGCAGATACATCTGTATTTCCACGAAAGGATGACATCAAGCCGCTCTCAGCTCTTAAAACTTCTAGTGATTCAGAGAAGAACAGTAAACAAGTCACCATGGTGGAAAAATGTGTGAGTTCATCTCTTGATAATCATACTTCAAGTTCCACACAAACTAATAAGGTTTCATCAAAGGTTGGGATTCCTTCATCAGAAACTTCTGGGAAAAGGAAAACTGTCCCAAGCTCAAAGGAAAATTCTGCAACCAGTAAAGTGCATCTGAACCGTAACCTAGAAGTTTCTTCAGTTTCTTCATTAGGCAGTTCCAAATCTAATGCCAAGAAAGAAACAGCTACTCAATCTAAGGATATTAAAATCGACAAAAGAAAGTGGGCCCTACAGGTTCTTGCTAGGAAAACAACTGGTGCTGGTGGGaatgcaacaaatgaaaagGAAGAAGACATCGCGGTGCTTAAAGGAAATTATCCTTTGCTA GCTCAACTACCAATGGACATGCGGCCAGTTTTAGCTCCCAGCCATCACAATAAAATCCCCTTATCAGTGAGGCAG GCACAGCTGTACCGCTTGACTGAGCACTTCTTAAGAAAAGCAAACCTTCCTGTCATTTATAGAACTGCAGAAACAGAATTAGCTGTTGCAGATGCAGTCAATATAGAAAAGGGGGTTGCTGATAGGTCAAACAGCAAGCTAGTATATCTGAATCTATGTTCCCAGGAGATATTGCATCGTTCAGAAAATAGCAAGTCCAGTGGAGCCCCTGTGGTGGATAGCTCATCACTGTCCGCTGTCTCTGATGATAGATCAGAACAAAATACAAATCAAGTATCAGCTGATGATGCAATCGAGAAAGCATTGAGAACAGCTGGTCTTTCGTCTGATTCTCCTCCAAGTAGTCCGGATCATCAAATTGAAGCTCTGGCTAAAGAAGAACCCTCCTCAACAAGTTTAAGAGAGGAAGAACCTGAGAATGTATTTGATATAGATTATAATCCAGATTTGGATATATATGGGGACTTTGACTATAACTTGGAAGATGAGGACTATATTGGTGCCGGTACTGTGAAAGTCTCTAAGGAACAACAAGAAGGTCTGTCAAAATTGAAAGTGGTTTTCTCTACGCTTCAATCTGAAACTGAAAGTACAAGCAATGCTCTGGATTTTGGAAAATCTGAAAATCTGGGGAATGCTGAAATACTACATACTTCTTCCTGCATGCTAAATGATCATACTGAAGTAAACTTTAAGAATTCAACCATGGAGGGTGGTACTGACAAGTCGTATCCTCTGGAACCATTACTTGGTAAAGAAGGTGAAGATCTTTCTGCTGCAGAATATGAAGAACTATATGGCCCAGACAAAGAACCCTTGGTGAATAGATTTCCAGAAGGAGCGTCAAGTGAGCCCTTTGGATTGATTGGTGCAAAAGCTGTTGCAGAAAATGAAGATGCTAAGAACTATGAAAATCGTGTGCAAAACCAATCAACAAAAGAATCTGAATCAGGACAAGAAAGCAAGAAAGAATTATGTGCAACCGGTGCAGAGTCTTCATCAAACAATTCTGAAATGGGTGAGAATGTTCCACGGAAGGAGAAAAAATCTAGTGCTGGGACTAACAAGCAGTCTGACAGTTCAAATTCTATATCGAAGAAG GTGGAAGCGTATGTCAAGGAGCATATCAGACCTTTATGCAAAAGTGGTGTGATCACAACCGAACAGTATAGGTGGGCTGTGGCGAAAGCAACTGATAAAGTTATGAAGTATCATTATAAAGCCAAGAATGCAAATTTTCTCATCAAAGAAGGTGAGAAGGTGAAGAAACTTGTGGAGCAATATGTTGAGGCTGCCAAACAGAAGGATAAAAGTGACTCTGTTTGA